In Candidatus Defluviilinea proxima, a single genomic region encodes these proteins:
- a CDS encoding methyltransferase domain-containing protein — translation MENNTFGEEEAKANLKDYRRRGPAKQTKLILEAVRSLGVKNVALLDVGGGIGTIHHELLKDVAREATHVDASSAYLKVATEEAKRLGHSEQVKFIHADFTDVADRLPQVDVVTLDRVVCCYPNFRELLKAVSNKSRKAIALTYPREVWYIRMAIAIANFFQRVRNDPFRVFVHPVDEMESLLNREGLRKISVRRLFVWEMALYQRG, via the coding sequence ATGGAAAACAATACTTTCGGTGAAGAGGAAGCGAAAGCCAATCTTAAAGACTATCGTAGGCGCGGACCTGCGAAGCAGACGAAGTTGATCCTCGAAGCGGTACGGTCATTAGGGGTGAAGAATGTTGCGTTACTCGATGTGGGTGGTGGGATCGGGACGATCCACCACGAGTTGTTGAAGGATGTGGCGCGTGAAGCGACTCATGTAGATGCATCGTCTGCGTATTTGAAGGTTGCTACAGAAGAGGCTAAACGTCTTGGGCACAGTGAACAGGTGAAATTCATTCACGCTGATTTCACCGATGTGGCCGATAGACTTCCGCAGGTAGATGTTGTCACGCTTGACCGCGTGGTTTGTTGTTACCCGAATTTTCGTGAATTGTTGAAAGCTGTGTCTAACAAGAGTCGGAAAGCCATTGCACTCACGTATCCGCGCGAGGTTTGGTACATCCGCATGGCGATTGCGATTGCGAATTTTTTTCAACGTGTGCGAAACGATCCGTTCCGTGTGTTTGTCCACCCTGTGGATGAAATGGAATCTTTGTTAAATAGGGAAGGCTTGCGGAAGATCTCGGTCCGCAGGTTGTTTGTGTGGGAGATGGCATTGTATCAACGGGGATAA
- a CDS encoding M20 family metallopeptidase, translating into MNTKSLFKLLVETESPSHDKAAVDRVGAIVAEEARKLGGQVDVIPNTETGNHILARFAPIQTSSSSYQPSILLLCHMDTVFPLGTLPRIPYREVDGKIFGPGVLDMKAGIVIALAAIEEAQKIGLNRPITLLCTSDEEIGSHTSRGHIERLAKESTLVLVFEAALVDGSLKTWRKGVGEFDVKVKGRAAHAGGDHEKGRNAIEEMAHQVIAIQKLTDYSKQTTLNVGVIQGGTVSNVVPEEASIEVDVRVMQPGEWERLEGEMKKLTPVLDGTSIEVIGELNRPPMPFDEMMKVTFEKAKEIVSTTIGVELKAGGTGGASDANFVAPLGVPVLDGLGAIGEGYHSEREYIFADSLEQRVKLVSVLLRNW; encoded by the coding sequence ATGAATACAAAATCCCTTTTTAAACTCCTCGTTGAAACCGAGTCTCCCTCGCATGATAAAGCCGCCGTTGACCGTGTCGGTGCCATCGTTGCTGAAGAAGCCCGCAAACTTGGTGGACAGGTTGATGTGATTCCGAACACCGAAACGGGGAATCATATTCTCGCGCGGTTTGCGCCGATTCAGACATCATCCTCCAGTTATCAGCCTTCGATCCTGCTTCTCTGCCACATGGATACGGTCTTTCCTCTCGGTACGCTTCCTCGTATACCGTATCGTGAAGTGGATGGAAAAATCTTTGGCCCCGGTGTACTTGATATGAAGGCAGGTATTGTCATTGCTCTTGCCGCGATTGAAGAAGCGCAAAAGATTGGATTGAATCGCCCCATTACTTTGCTTTGCACGTCCGATGAAGAGATCGGCAGTCATACCTCGCGCGGACACATTGAGCGATTGGCGAAAGAATCCACGTTGGTACTTGTGTTTGAAGCGGCGCTTGTGGATGGTTCGCTCAAGACATGGCGCAAGGGAGTGGGGGAGTTCGATGTCAAAGTAAAGGGACGTGCCGCACATGCAGGCGGTGATCATGAAAAGGGGCGGAATGCCATTGAAGAGATGGCGCATCAAGTGATCGCGATCCAAAAACTTACAGATTATTCCAAACAAACTACGCTTAATGTGGGTGTGATTCAAGGTGGGACGGTTTCGAACGTTGTTCCTGAGGAGGCTTCTATCGAAGTAGATGTGCGTGTGATGCAACCCGGCGAATGGGAACGGCTCGAAGGAGAAATGAAGAAACTTACACCGGTATTGGATGGCACTTCCATTGAAGTTATAGGCGAATTAAATCGTCCGCCGATGCCGTTCGATGAGATGATGAAAGTTACGTTCGAGAAGGCGAAAGAGATTGTGTCGACAACGATCGGTGTCGAGCTTAAGGCTGGTGGCACAGGTGGCGCCTCGGATGCGAACTTTGTCGCGCCGTTAGGTGTCCCTGTGTTGGATGGATTGGGCGCAATTGGTGAAGGATATCATTCGGAGCGTGAATATATTTTTGCAGACAGTTTGGAACAGCGTGTGAAATTGGTCTCGGTTTTGTTACGGAATTGGTGA
- the uppP gene encoding undecaprenyl-diphosphatase UppP gives MTLFQSFLLGIIQGLTEFIPVSSTAHLLITQRILNIPADDAMFSFLVIVQLGTIVSLFAFYWKDLLSIVKATLDFRHVTLERNLGIYIIVATIPALLAGYLLKDAVEALFKQPMLEASIRLFTAAVLLTLAEWLTQKNRTLDSMTWFDALVVGVMQVIAVFPGASRSGTTISGGMFRGLDRPSAARFAFLMSVPVMLAAGGYEMLDVLKMPNLGDFLPLLAVGFVTAAIVGWFAIKWLINYLSKHSLYVFAAYCAVVVLIVFFLK, from the coding sequence ATGACTCTTTTTCAATCTTTCCTCCTCGGCATCATACAGGGACTGACCGAATTCATCCCTGTATCATCGACTGCCCATTTGCTCATCACACAAAGGATTCTCAATATCCCTGCTGATGATGCTATGTTCTCGTTCCTTGTCATCGTCCAACTTGGAACTATCGTTTCATTGTTTGCCTTTTACTGGAAAGACTTGCTTTCCATCGTCAAAGCGACTTTAGACTTTCGACATGTCACTCTCGAGCGAAACTTAGGAATCTACATCATTGTTGCGACGATCCCCGCTCTTTTGGCTGGCTATTTGTTGAAGGATGCTGTCGAAGCCCTTTTCAAACAGCCCATGCTCGAAGCCTCCATTCGTCTATTCACGGCGGCTGTCTTGTTGACCCTCGCCGAATGGCTCACCCAAAAGAATCGAACTCTCGACTCGATGACTTGGTTTGATGCACTGGTTGTCGGCGTTATGCAAGTCATCGCAGTTTTCCCCGGCGCATCCCGTAGCGGGACAACGATCAGCGGCGGCATGTTCCGCGGCTTGGACCGCCCGTCTGCGGCGCGGTTTGCGTTTTTGATGTCGGTGCCGGTCATGCTGGCGGCGGGTGGATATGAAATGCTCGATGTGCTTAAGATGCCGAACCTTGGGGACTTCCTGCCTTTGCTCGCGGTGGGATTTGTTACTGCGGCCATCGTGGGTTGGTTTGCGATCAAGTGGTTAATTAATTATTTGAGCAAGCACTCGTTATATGTCTTTGCCGCCTATTGTGCAGTGGTGGTACTGATCGTGTTTTTTCTGAAGTAA
- the tgt gene encoding tRNA guanosine(34) transglycosylase Tgt translates to MPMFEFTITSKNNRARTGVFSTPHGALVTPVFAPVGTQATVKTLTPEHLKDINASLVLSNTYHLYLRPGDELVRDMGGLHKFMQWPNPMLTDSGGFQVFSLAQTRKIDDEGVTFKSHIDGSTHRFTPEKSIAIQENLGADIIMAFDECSDPNDKAYSKLAMERTHRWAERSLKAQTRPDQALFAIVQGGVQADLRAESAKFIASLGMPGIAIGGLSVGETKQEMHDTLDVVTPLLPEHKPRYLMGVGTPEDLINGVARGVDIFDCVLPTRLARHHSAFAPEGRLNMMNATFARDERPIDETCDCYACKTFTRAYIRHLIVAKELLAGTLISIHNLRALIRLMEQIRAYIADGSFETRVPELLGQWSNNAKRKQISQG, encoded by the coding sequence ATGCCAATGTTTGAATTTACCATTACATCCAAAAACAACCGCGCCCGCACAGGGGTTTTCTCCACACCACATGGTGCTCTCGTTACTCCAGTCTTTGCGCCTGTTGGTACGCAAGCGACCGTAAAGACTCTCACCCCTGAGCATCTCAAGGACATTAATGCCTCGCTTGTTTTGAGCAACACGTATCATCTTTACCTTCGCCCTGGCGATGAACTCGTTCGCGATATGGGCGGCTTACACAAGTTCATGCAGTGGCCAAACCCCATGCTGACCGACTCGGGCGGCTTTCAAGTCTTCTCGCTCGCACAAACCCGCAAAATTGACGACGAGGGTGTAACCTTCAAGAGTCACATTGACGGTTCGACGCATCGCTTTACGCCCGAAAAATCCATTGCGATTCAAGAGAACCTCGGCGCAGACATCATCATGGCTTTCGATGAATGTTCCGACCCCAACGACAAAGCCTACAGCAAACTTGCCATGGAGCGGACTCATCGTTGGGCGGAACGTTCCCTCAAAGCGCAGACTCGCCCCGACCAGGCTTTATTCGCCATCGTCCAAGGCGGCGTTCAAGCGGATCTTCGAGCTGAATCAGCGAAATTTATTGCTTCTCTCGGTATGCCTGGCATTGCTATCGGCGGCCTCTCTGTAGGTGAGACCAAACAAGAGATGCATGATACGCTCGATGTGGTCACACCGCTATTGCCCGAACACAAACCGCGCTACCTGATGGGAGTTGGTACGCCTGAAGACCTCATCAATGGCGTTGCTCGTGGCGTTGATATCTTCGATTGTGTTTTGCCAACACGATTAGCCCGTCACCACTCCGCCTTCGCTCCCGAAGGACGATTGAATATGATGAACGCTACTTTTGCGCGTGATGAAAGACCGATAGATGAAACCTGTGATTGTTATGCCTGCAAGACTTTTACACGCGCATATATCCGTCACTTGATAGTCGCAAAAGAATTACTTGCTGGAACACTCATTTCAATTCATAACCTACGAGCATTGATACGGTTGATGGAGCAGATCCGGGCTTACATCGCAGATGGTTCGTTTGAGACGCGTGTACCGGAATTACTTGGTCAGTGGTCGAACAATGCCAAGCGTAAACAAATTTCTCAAGGATAA
- a CDS encoding glycoside hydrolase family 2 protein: MHQQSLAGQWTFRQLDTNEWMPATVPGGVHTDLLALGKIPDPFIGDNEKQVQWIANADWEYKTTFKVSSDVLKEEKQFLVCDGLDTLAEVSLNGKLLGKTDNMYRQWTWGVTSAFKETNELSIIFRGPVAYVTAKQKEKYLRSPGESIPGGGHLRKAPCHFGWDWGPMLPPIGVWKDIRIEGYTTAKIVDAHVRQYRDDDGVIAIGVDVKIGAFTLDLDTLSLTLTLIAPDGTEQTLKENWADRKSIGIVVDDPKLWWPNGYGEQNLYQLKLTLETGTSVLDSRTYQIGLRTIELKREPDEWGESFTFVVNGVPVFAKGSDWIPADAFPTRITDTHLEYLIKSAADAHMNMLRVWGGGLYESESFYDLCDRYGLLVWQDFTFACGIYPEDDAFAENVRIEAIENVRRLRHRASLALWCGNNEMEQGWVDWKWNDPQNVEVQNLKAGYDRMFHHLLPAVVASEDPDTSYWPSSASSGIPFSEPNGMQRGDMHYWDVWHGRKPFTAYRTTYPRFMSEFGFQALPPYKTIQTYAAPEDQNMTSYIMEHHQRSGSGNGLMIGQMTDTFRMPKNFESLVYLSMLLQAEGIRYGVEHWRRHRNRVSGTLIWQINDCWQVASWSSLDYFGRWKALHYAAKRFYAPVLLSVEDDGTRMAIHVTSDLTSSWDGLVRWRLEDVAGNVIISDEHRFTADPLADTPIQAFDFADKVNDTNKRKVVFVAELWKGDKKIETSVSYFAPIKHLALADPKLKVNVSLKDNTLTFDVSVQSLAPFVELALDGVDVVFSDNYFDVPAGQSTKVTAPLPKGWTLEQVKKALHVRSLIDSY; the protein is encoded by the coding sequence ATGCATCAACAATCACTAGCAGGTCAATGGACATTTCGACAACTCGACACAAACGAATGGATGCCTGCCACAGTCCCTGGCGGCGTACATACGGACTTGCTCGCCCTTGGCAAAATCCCTGACCCATTCATAGGAGATAACGAAAAGCAGGTGCAATGGATCGCTAATGCTGACTGGGAATATAAAACCACATTCAAGGTTTCGTCTGATGTTCTAAAAGAAGAAAAACAATTTTTAGTCTGCGATGGACTCGACACATTAGCAGAAGTTTCTCTCAACGGAAAACTTCTTGGCAAAACAGATAACATGTATCGTCAATGGACTTGGGGTGTGACAAGTGCATTCAAGGAAACGAATGAACTCAGCATCATCTTTCGTGGACCTGTAGCATATGTCACCGCCAAACAAAAGGAAAAGTATTTGAGGAGTCCAGGGGAAAGCATTCCAGGCGGCGGACATCTCCGTAAGGCACCGTGTCACTTCGGCTGGGATTGGGGTCCCATGTTACCGCCAATCGGTGTATGGAAAGATATCCGCATTGAAGGATATACAACAGCAAAGATTGTAGACGCCCATGTAAGGCAGTATCGCGATGATGATGGCGTAATCGCGATTGGTGTGGATGTAAAAATCGGGGCATTCACACTAGATCTAGATACACTTTCACTGACATTGACTCTGATCGCACCTGATGGGACGGAACAAACGTTAAAGGAGAATTGGGCTGATCGGAAGTCAATAGGCATAGTTGTGGATGATCCGAAGCTATGGTGGCCGAACGGCTATGGCGAGCAGAATCTGTACCAGTTAAAGCTAACACTCGAGACGGGGACATCCGTATTGGATTCGCGCACATATCAAATCGGCTTGCGGACGATAGAGCTCAAACGCGAGCCCGATGAATGGGGCGAGTCGTTCACGTTCGTCGTCAATGGCGTGCCCGTGTTTGCGAAAGGATCAGATTGGATTCCCGCTGATGCATTCCCGACACGCATCACCGACACACATTTGGAATACCTCATCAAGAGTGCCGCCGACGCACACATGAACATGTTGCGCGTTTGGGGCGGCGGCTTGTATGAAAGCGAAAGTTTTTACGATCTGTGCGACCGCTATGGATTGCTCGTGTGGCAAGACTTTACGTTTGCGTGCGGCATCTACCCTGAAGATGATGCATTTGCAGAGAACGTGCGCATCGAAGCGATCGAGAACGTGCGACGGTTGCGACATCGTGCATCGCTCGCGTTGTGGTGTGGCAATAACGAAATGGAACAAGGCTGGGTGGATTGGAAATGGAACGATCCACAAAATGTGGAAGTCCAAAACTTGAAGGCTGGCTATGACCGCATGTTCCACCATCTGCTTCCCGCCGTTGTTGCGAGTGAAGATCCTGATACTTCGTATTGGCCCTCATCAGCTTCATCGGGCATTCCATTCAGCGAACCCAACGGCATGCAACGCGGCGACATGCACTATTGGGATGTGTGGCACGGGCGCAAACCGTTCACCGCCTATCGCACCACGTATCCACGCTTCATGAGCGAGTTCGGTTTTCAAGCATTGCCGCCATATAAGACCATCCAAACTTATGCGGCGCCCGAAGACCAGAACATGACATCCTACATCATGGAACACCATCAACGAAGCGGCTCGGGCAACGGCTTGATGATAGGTCAAATGACCGACACCTTCCGCATGCCGAAAAACTTTGAGTCGCTTGTGTATCTCAGCATGTTGCTCCAAGCCGAAGGCATTCGTTACGGCGTCGAACATTGGCGTCGGCACCGCAATCGTGTCAGCGGTACGCTCATCTGGCAGATCAACGATTGCTGGCAGGTCGCTTCGTGGTCGTCGCTCGATTACTTCGGACGTTGGAAAGCGCTTCACTACGCCGCAAAAAGATTTTACGCACCAGTCCTTCTCTCGGTGGAAGATGACGGCACTCGCATGGCAATTCATGTCACAAGCGATCTGACTTCAAGCTGGGATGGACTCGTCCGCTGGCGATTGGAAGATGTGGCTGGCAACGTAATCATCTCCGACGAGCATCGCTTCACTGCCGACCCGCTGGCTGATACGCCCATCCAAGCCTTTGACTTCGCTGACAAAGTGAACGACACTAACAAACGCAAAGTGGTCTTTGTGGCAGAATTATGGAAAGGCGACAAAAAGATCGAGACCAGCGTTTCTTACTTCGCCCCCATCAAACATCTGGCATTGGCTGATCCCAAGCTCAAAGTAAATGTCTCTTTGAAAGACAATACACTTACCTTCGATGTCTCCGTCCAATCCCTAGCACCCTTCGTCGAACTCGCCCTAGATGGCGTGGACGTGGTCTTCAGCGACAACTACTTCGATGTCCCTGCGGGGCAATCTACAAAAGTTACTGCCCCTCTGCCCAAAGGCTGGACACTTGAGCAAGTGAAGAAGGCACTGCACGTGAGGTCATTAATCGACTCATATTAG
- a CDS encoding DUF2721 domain-containing protein has product MDINLTTPALLFPTVSLLMLAYTNRFLTIATIIRNLHDRYKEDQSENLLGQISNLRFRVYLIRNMQIFGVMSLLMCVVSMFALFAGWIVAGQWSFAIALILMIVSMLISLRELMISVGALDLLLTDIEEHEKTGH; this is encoded by the coding sequence ATGGATATTAATCTCACAACCCCTGCTCTGTTGTTCCCAACGGTGTCGCTGTTGATGCTTGCGTACACTAACCGTTTTTTGACAATCGCTACCATTATCCGCAATTTGCATGATCGCTATAAAGAGGATCAAAGTGAGAACCTGCTGGGGCAGATCTCCAATTTGCGTTTCCGCGTGTACCTGATCCGTAACATGCAGATCTTTGGCGTGATGAGTTTGTTGATGTGCGTGGTAAGTATGTTTGCGCTCTTTGCAGGTTGGATCGTCGCTGGCCAATGGAGTTTTGCCATTGCTTTGATCTTGATGATCGTTTCCATGTTGATCTCATTGCGCGAGTTGATGATCTCTGTGGGCGCTCTGGACCTGTTGTTGACGGATATTGAGGAGCACGAGAAGACAGGTCACTAA
- a CDS encoding 4Fe-4S binding protein: MITLFGKRIRLFRPRSIWIRRIVQWFFFLLITLIAVNHTLVENGVGIPFLASASLHAVCPFGGVETLYTFLASGLLVRKIHDSSLVLAGIVLPLAFLFGPVFCGWVCPLGTVQEWVGKLGKKFFKRRYNHFVPTKLDNILRYARYGILIWVLYVTATSGTLVFEAYDPYFALFNFWSTEVAPTALLILGVTLVLSVFVERPWCKYACPYGAVLGITNIFRVFSIKRAESTCKADGACSIMCPMNIEVDTVKTVRDHQCISCLECTSEAICPVARTVVFTAGGVK; the protein is encoded by the coding sequence ATGATTACTCTTTTTGGCAAACGGATACGCCTATTTCGTCCACGCAGCATTTGGATACGAAGGATCGTCCAATGGTTCTTCTTTCTGCTCATTACATTGATCGCGGTTAACCATACATTAGTAGAAAACGGGGTTGGCATACCTTTCCTTGCAAGCGCATCACTGCATGCGGTCTGTCCGTTTGGCGGGGTGGAGACACTGTATACGTTCCTCGCAAGCGGACTACTTGTCAGGAAGATCCACGACTCGTCACTCGTCCTTGCAGGGATCGTACTACCCCTAGCCTTTCTCTTCGGCCCTGTCTTTTGCGGATGGGTTTGTCCTTTAGGGACAGTTCAGGAATGGGTCGGCAAATTGGGAAAGAAATTTTTCAAACGACGCTACAACCACTTCGTCCCAACCAAACTCGATAACATTTTGCGCTATGCACGCTATGGAATCTTGATCTGGGTTTTATACGTCACAGCTACAAGCGGAACCCTGGTCTTCGAAGCCTATGACCCCTACTTTGCACTCTTCAATTTCTGGAGCACCGAAGTTGCCCCCACTGCCCTACTCATTCTTGGAGTCACACTTGTATTGTCGGTCTTCGTCGAAAGACCATGGTGTAAGTATGCCTGTCCGTATGGAGCAGTGCTAGGGATCACCAATATCTTCCGCGTATTCTCAATCAAACGCGCCGAATCCACATGCAAAGCGGATGGCGCTTGTTCCATCATGTGCCCCATGAACATCGAAGTAGATACTGTCAAAACCGTACGTGACCACCAGTGCATTTCATGTCTTGAATGTACATCCGAGGCGATCTGCCCCGTTGCGCGAACGGTCGTGTTCACGGCAGGAGGTGTGAAATGA
- the recJ gene encoding single-stranded-DNA-specific exonuclease RecJ: protein MHNKRWVIQPPITNQADEALVKFPSILKQILFNRGYSTDAEARTFLKAEPNSNTDPFQMIGMQTAVDRIQFALDHSEPIAIYGDYDVDGVTATALLVQALEGLGANVRGYIPNRFEEGYGLNKDALDSLKADGVKLVITVDCGIRSPDEALHSQTIGLDLIISDHHHPDGLNLPPALAVINPKQHGDPYPDKELAGVGIAYKIAEALFGLRSSTVSLQDLLDLVALGTVADLAPLVGENRILVRRGLKQIRETKRQGLFSLAGVADTKLEKITAGNIGFMLGPRLNASGRLESALASFELLTTTDFMKAGQLAQQLDVQNRHRQTITKSMQAQAEEIAMSEDPEAFLLFAAHESFNPGVVGLAASRLTETYYRPSIVAAKGPEETRGSCRSIPEFHITDALDLCKDLLVRHGGHAAAAGFTVKNENLPEFVTRLKAIAKEQLEGKDLRQTLTADIEVSLEEMNFEVLKHLNYLEPTGYGNPDAVFVARDVRVKSSRTVGADGRHLKLSVEDSRGASYDCIGFRLGGLQSSLPPRVDVMFTLEANEWNGRSTLQLNLKDLKASGVPD, encoded by the coding sequence ATGCACAATAAACGCTGGGTCATACAGCCTCCGATCACCAACCAAGCCGACGAAGCGCTAGTAAAGTTCCCGTCGATCCTCAAGCAGATCCTTTTTAACCGCGGTTACAGCACCGATGCCGAAGCGCGCACCTTCCTCAAGGCCGAGCCCAACTCAAACACAGACCCCTTCCAAATGATCGGGATGCAAACCGCCGTGGATCGCATCCAGTTCGCGCTCGATCATAGCGAGCCCATCGCCATTTACGGCGATTACGATGTGGATGGCGTCACCGCCACCGCATTACTCGTGCAAGCGCTTGAAGGACTTGGTGCAAATGTACGCGGCTACATTCCAAATCGCTTTGAGGAGGGCTACGGCCTCAACAAAGATGCTCTTGACTCTCTCAAAGCCGACGGCGTCAAACTGGTCATCACCGTGGATTGTGGCATCCGCTCGCCAGACGAAGCGCTTCATTCTCAAACCATCGGGCTGGATCTGATTATCAGTGACCACCACCACCCCGACGGCTTAAACCTGCCCCCTGCCCTTGCCGTCATCAACCCCAAACAACACGGCGATCCATATCCAGATAAAGAATTGGCTGGCGTTGGTATCGCTTACAAAATTGCCGAAGCACTTTTCGGTCTTCGGTCATCAACTGTCAGCTTGCAAGACCTTCTTGATCTTGTTGCCCTCGGCACCGTCGCAGACCTGGCTCCACTGGTCGGCGAGAATCGCATCCTCGTTCGCAGAGGACTCAAGCAGATCCGCGAAACTAAACGACAGGGACTTTTCTCCCTCGCCGGTGTTGCAGATACAAAACTCGAAAAGATCACCGCAGGTAACATCGGCTTCATGCTTGGGCCGCGCCTCAACGCCTCCGGCAGGCTCGAATCGGCACTCGCCTCTTTTGAATTGCTCACCACAACCGACTTCATGAAAGCCGGTCAACTCGCGCAACAACTCGATGTGCAAAACCGCCATCGGCAGACTATCACCAAATCCATGCAGGCGCAGGCCGAAGAGATCGCCATGAGCGAAGACCCCGAAGCCTTTCTGCTCTTCGCCGCACACGAAAGCTTCAACCCTGGCGTTGTTGGTCTGGCCGCCTCACGTCTCACTGAAACCTATTACCGCCCCTCCATCGTCGCCGCAAAGGGACCGGAAGAAACTCGCGGATCTTGTCGCTCCATCCCAGAGTTCCACATCACCGATGCGCTCGACCTGTGCAAGGATCTACTCGTCCGCCATGGAGGCCATGCCGCCGCCGCAGGGTTCACAGTCAAAAACGAAAACCTGCCAGAGTTCGTTACACGCTTGAAAGCGATCGCCAAAGAGCAGCTCGAGGGTAAAGACCTCCGTCAGACTCTCACAGCAGATATCGAGGTGTCACTCGAAGAGATGAATTTCGAAGTGTTGAAACATCTCAATTACCTTGAACCAACCGGTTATGGGAATCCAGACGCGGTCTTTGTCGCCAGAGATGTGCGAGTCAAATCATCGCGCACAGTCGGCGCCGATGGCAGGCATCTCAAATTATCCGTTGAAGATTCGCGTGGCGCATCCTATGATTGCATCGGTTTCCGCTTGGGAGGTCTGCAGTCATCCCTGCCACCGCGCGTGGATGTGATGTTCACGCTCGAAGCCAACGAATGGAACGGCCGCAGTACATTGCAGTTGAACTTAAAGGATTTGAAAGCTTCTGGTGTTCCCGATTGA
- a CDS encoding sulfatase, translating to MKRTISISQLMLAVIILVSTGGCSLFPKDERPNIFIIVTDDQRLDTMEYMPETQSQIFDQGVTFNNGFVTTPLCCPSRASILTGMYAHNHNVRENDDKLKYTTFMEVLHRNGYYTGLVGKYLNTWKGEPRPEYDYWVSYANGETRYYNPRLNINGEWKRLQGQYVTYALGDYAIEFLNKATTQRKPFVLLFTPNAPHLPSTPAKEDEGLLLDLPPSRPPSFNETDISDKPAWLANRPLLSDNDIQEVDTHRRDALLTLISLDRTIGKIMTALKDTGELDNTLIIFISDNGEFWGEHRFNNVKNRYYEENVHVPFAIRYPPLIPTPYTENKLVANIDIAPTVFDLAGIPIPASMDGESMLKLLKHEGTWRDYLLLEGGVRDGSYVGVRSERYFYGENDTYPEFYDLQEDPFQLENLINHPEYQDMIAQYKTIMDDIAQPKIVPTVTP from the coding sequence ATGAAAAGAACAATATCTATCTCTCAATTGATGTTGGCCGTCATCATCCTGGTATCAACAGGAGGATGCAGTCTTTTCCCGAAAGATGAACGTCCCAACATCTTCATCATCGTCACAGATGATCAACGTCTCGACACGATGGAATACATGCCCGAAACTCAATCCCAAATATTCGATCAGGGCGTGACCTTTAACAACGGATTTGTGACCACACCGTTATGTTGTCCAAGCCGTGCCAGCATACTAACTGGAATGTACGCACACAATCACAACGTTCGAGAAAATGACGATAAGCTAAAGTACACCACTTTCATGGAAGTACTGCACAGGAACGGATACTATACCGGGCTGGTCGGCAAGTATCTCAACACCTGGAAAGGTGAACCACGCCCTGAGTATGATTACTGGGTTTCGTATGCCAATGGCGAAACGCGCTACTACAACCCCCGCCTGAACATCAACGGCGAATGGAAACGCCTACAGGGACAATACGTTACTTATGCGCTTGGCGATTATGCAATTGAGTTTTTGAACAAAGCAACGACACAAAGAAAACCTTTTGTTCTCTTGTTTACACCGAATGCCCCCCACCTCCCCAGCACACCTGCCAAGGAAGATGAAGGTCTTTTGCTAGACCTGCCGCCGTCCCGTCCACCTAGTTTCAACGAAACAGATATATCCGATAAACCAGCCTGGCTGGCAAACCGTCCATTGCTGAGCGATAACGATATCCAAGAAGTGGATACACACAGACGTGATGCGCTACTCACCCTCATTTCCCTTGACCGCACCATCGGCAAGATCATGACCGCGCTAAAAGATACTGGCGAGTTGGATAACACGTTGATCATCTTTATTTCAGACAACGGAGAATTCTGGGGAGAACACAGGTTCAACAATGTCAAGAACCGTTACTACGAGGAGAATGTCCACGTTCCGTTTGCGATTCGATATCCACCACTTATCCCAACACCGTATACTGAAAACAAACTTGTCGCCAACATTGATATCGCTCCAACCGTCTTTGACTTGGCCGGTATTCCCATTCCAGCCTCCATGGACGGTGAATCCATGCTCAAGTTGCTCAAACACGAGGGAACCTGGCGTGATTACCTGCTTCTCGAAGGCGGGGTTCGAGATGGCAGTTATGTAGGCGTGCGATCCGAACGGTATTTTTATGGTGAGAACGATACCTACCCAGAATTCTATGATCTACAAGAAGACCCTTTTCAACTGGAAAATCTCATCAACCACCCAGAATACCAGGACATGATCGCTCAATACAAAACCATCATGGATGACATCGCACAACCCAAGATCGTTCCCACGGTCACCCCATAA